GATCTTAGAGATTGGGCCTCCTCGGCAGTCAGCTGAAACATGAAGTCGGACGGGAACCTCTTGCGATTCCTCTTAACCTGCTCGTTGAGCCGGAAAGTCGGAACGCCGTAGAGTTCCGCCAGGTTGGAATCCAGAATCACCTTGCAGCCGCGAACCCAAAGTATCAGGTGTTCAATTTGATCGACGGGAATTGGTTGATCGATTTCGGCCATGATGGAAGTCTGTAGCAAGCTCCGTGCCAAGAGATTCAATCGGAAGCTGAGGCGTAAAGGGTTCGAATTTCGGACGGGTGGGTTTGAATTTCGGATGGACGAACTGCTTCCTACCTACCTTTCATTAGCTTGTAGACGCGCCCGGTACCTGGTTTTGTTTAATTTTCTATTGAGTCCAGTTAGACCATTTGCAGCTTTTACAATTAATTACGAAATAAGTTTCGTCTCTTTGATCATCATTATACGAGCCGCGTTCTAATTCGGCAGATCCACAATTCGGACAAATATTATATGGTAAGGGGTCGGATGGATCTGAACTATACACCCTGTGCTTATATAAATTCAGTATCTGTTCTGCGGTCCAATCGATATCCTCTGGATTCTTCGCAAGTATTCCCTTGATGCTTTCTACGTTGAACCATTCGGGCTTTTTCTTGTCAGAACGACGATAGTAGAAGTGTTGAGTAGCCCATGAGATTGCAGCCCCGAGAATGAAGAAGATAACATTTTCCATTTAAGCCAACCTACGCCCTCAAATGATACCCCTTCGTTTTCACAAACGCATGAATCCCCAAATACGAAAGCGTCGTCCCCATCCCCGAATTCCTCCGCCCCGACCAAGGGAGCCACGGACTGACCCGGTCGTAGCAATTCCAATAGCCGGTGCCGACGTCGAGTTTTTCCAAGATCGCTTTCGCCCTTTCCTCGCTCTTCGAAAAAACCGCCGCCGTCAGCCCGTACTCCGTATCGGCCATGAGCCGTAAGGCCTCCTCATCATCCTTCACCTTCTGAATCCCAATCACCGGCCCGAAGGTTTCTTCCTTCATCACGCTCATCGTATGGTCCACCTCCGCCAGGACGGTCGGCTCGAAGAAATTTCCCGGGACGTCCATGGCATGCCCCCCCGTCTTCAGGGCCGCGCCGCGGGCCACCGCGTCCCACACCTGCCCTTCCAAAACCTTGAGATGCGCCTCCCGCGTCACGGGGCCCAGCGTGGTCGCCTCCTCCAGGGGGTCTCCCAGTTTCAGTTTCCTCGTCTCCGCGACCAGGGCCTCGAGAAAGGCATCGTGGATCTTTTCATGGACGTAGATCCGTTCCACCGCGCAACAGCTCTGGCCCGCGTTGTAAAAGGCGCCCTCCGCCGCCATGGCGGCGGCCTTTTCCACGTCGACGTCGTCCGCCACGTAGAGGGGGTCCTTGCCGCCCAGCTCCAAAACGACGGGGATCATCCGACCCGCCAATGACTGGGCGATCGACCGGCCGATCTTGTAAGAGCCCGTGAAGAAGAAACCGTCCAAGGGGAGCTTCAGCAAAGCCTGCCCCGCCGCCGCGGCGCCGATCACGGCCTGGAACGCGTCCTCGGGTACTCCCGCCTTGAAGAGCAGATGCTGGATGTACTGGCCCGTCAGCGTGGAGAACTCCGAAGGCTTGTAGAGAACGGCGTTGCCGGCGATCAGCGCCGGAACGATCACATTCATGGCAATCAGGTACGGGTAGTTCCAGGCGGAGATGTTGGCGATCACGCCCAAGGGCTCGAACGCCAGGACCTCGCGCGTGACCTGGACTCCCGGGGACTCGTTCACCGTCTCCGGCGACAGCCATTTCTCCGAATTTTCAACGAAGTAGCGGACGCGCCCCATGGCGCCGTCGATTTCGTTTCGGGATTCCCGAATGGGTTTTCCGATCTCGAGTGAAAGCGTCTTGGCGAGCTCTTCCTTGTTGCGGCCCAACAGTCCGCCGAACGCGTCCAGGAGGCCGATCCGTTCCTTAAGCGGGCGCGCCGCCCACGCCTTTTGGCCCTCCCGCAGCGAGCGGTACTTGGCTTCGATTGTCGCAACCTCGTCGGCCACGAGGAGACGCAGCGTCTCGCCGTTCGCGGGATTGACGATCTTCATGAATGCTTCCTCGCCTTCACTTCCTGGAGGAAGCGCTCATAGAGGGGTTCCGGGGGGATGATCTGCTCCTTGAGCGTATGCGAGAACTCCGGGTGCCACTGGACGCCGACCACGAACTTGCGCCTCAAGTCCTTGTAGGAGACGGATTCCACAAGCCCGTCCTCCGGGGAACGCGCCTCCACCTTCAGGTCCTTGCCCAGCTCACGGATGCCCTGATGATGCACCGAGTTCACCCGATGCCCGTTGTCGTACGGGTAAATCTCGGCGAGCAGTCCGCCCGGCTCGAAGAGGATCGGATGATGGGAGCGGTCGTAGAGGTCGGAGTCACGGTGTGCGAGGTTGTCGCCCATCTCCGTCCTTAAGTCCTGATAAAGCGTCCCGCCGAAATAGACGTTGATCAACTGGCAGCCGCGGCAGATCCCCAGCACTGGCTTGTCGTTGGCCACCGCATAGTCGAGGATCTTGAGCTCGTAATGATCCCGGAGCGGGTCGCCCGGCCACCGGCCCTCGTCCAAGTGCGGTTGGTTGTAGGTCTTTGGCGAAATGTCGGCGCCTCCTTGCAGGACGAATCCGTCCATCTCGGCCAACATTTCTTGGAGGGGGTCCGGGTCGAGGTCGGGAATCAGATACGGCGTCACGCCGGGGCGGCTCAAATAGCGGGCCATGTCGCTCAACAGACCGGCGACGGTCTTGCGGCCGGACGCCGGATTTTGGGGGTCCGGATGGATGAGGACGGCGGAGACGCCGATGCGGATCCTGTCCGTCATGACAGGGCCGCCTTATAAATCTTCCTAAAATCCTCCCGCGTCACCGGCTTCGGGTTACAAGCGTGGCAGACGTCTTCCAGCGCGAGCCGGGATAATTCTTCAATGTCGGACTCCTTCACGCCTTGCGAGGACAGGTTCGCCGGAAGACCGATCTTTCGGACGAGGCCCGCCAGGTAACTCACGACGGCCCCTGGCGTCTCCTCAATCCTCAGAACTCGCGCGATCGTGATCAGACGGTCCGCGGAGACTCCGGCGTTGAACGCGATGCCGTGCGGGATCATCACGGCGTTCGCCGTGCCATGGTGAAAATCGAAGAGCGTCGAAAGCGGATGCGCCGTCGAGTGAACGACCCCGAGGCCTTTTTGAAACGCGATGCCTCCCATGAGCGCCGCGATCATCATCTTGCTGCGAGATTCCATGTCCGGGTTCTGGACGGCCTTTTCGAGGGCTTCGGAGACCAGATGAATGCCTTCGAGCGCGATCCCGTCGCAGATCGGATGAAAGCCCTTCGAAAGATAGGCCTCGATATGATGCGTCAGCGCGTCCATCCCGGTTGCGGCGGTGATCGTCGGAGGGAGATCCATCGTGAGCATCGGGTCGGCGAAGACCGCCTTCGCCATCAGCCGCGGGGAGAATAGGATCTTCTTCTGATGGGTCGTGTCGTCGGAGATGACCGTGCTGCGCCCGACCTCGCTGCCCGTGCCCGCGGTGGTGGGCACTGTGACAAAATACGGGATCTCGTTCACCACCAATGCCTCGCCGCCCTTTGAGTCTTCATAGTCGAAGAGATCTCCGGGATGATTCACCTTCAGGGCGATCGCCCGGCTGACGTCGAGCGACGCCCCACCGCCGATGCCCACCAGCGAATCGCGGGATGATTTTTTGAATTGGTCGACGCCTCCCAGGACGTCGCTCTTGACCGGGTTCTTATGGAGACCGCTATAAACCTGGGGATCGAGAGCGTTCGACTTCAGATCGATGACGATGTTCTTGAAG
This sequence is a window from bacterium. Protein-coding genes within it:
- a CDS encoding aldehyde dehydrogenase family protein, with the protein product MKIVNPANGETLRLLVADEVATIEAKYRSLREGQKAWAARPLKERIGLLDAFGGLLGRNKEELAKTLSLEIGKPIRESRNEIDGAMGRVRYFVENSEKWLSPETVNESPGVQVTREVLAFEPLGVIANISAWNYPYLIAMNVIVPALIAGNAVLYKPSEFSTLTGQYIQHLLFKAGVPEDAFQAVIGAAAAGQALLKLPLDGFFFTGSYKIGRSIAQSLAGRMIPVVLELGGKDPLYVADDVDVEKAAAMAAEGAFYNAGQSCCAVERIYVHEKIHDAFLEALVAETRKLKLGDPLEEATTLGPVTREAHLKVLEGQVWDAVARGAALKTGGHAMDVPGNFFEPTVLAEVDHTMSVMKEETFGPVIGIQKVKDDEEALRLMADTEYGLTAAVFSKSEERAKAILEKLDVGTGYWNCYDRVSPWLPWSGRRNSGMGTTLSYLGIHAFVKTKGYHLRA
- a CDS encoding gamma-glutamyl-gamma-aminobutyrate hydrolase family protein (Members of this family of hydrolases with an active site Cys residue belong to MEROPS family C26.), with translation MTDRIRIGVSAVLIHPDPQNPASGRKTVAGLLSDMARYLSRPGVTPYLIPDLDPDPLQEMLAEMDGFVLQGGADISPKTYNQPHLDEGRWPGDPLRDHYELKILDYAVANDKPVLGICRGCQLINVYFGGTLYQDLRTEMGDNLAHRDSDLYDRSHHPILFEPGGLLAEIYPYDNGHRVNSVHHQGIRELGKDLKVEARSPEDGLVESVSYKDLRRKFVVGVQWHPEFSHTLKEQIIPPEPLYERFLQEVKARKHS
- a CDS encoding iron-containing alcohol dehydrogenase, which gives rise to MRLFEQKYTYHFPTRIRFGKDVVRELGPFLKEQGFAHPLIVTDPALAGLPVFKNIVIDLKSNALDPQVYSGLHKNPVKSDVLGGVDQFKKSSRDSLVGIGGGASLDVSRAIALKVNHPGDLFDYEDSKGGEALVVNEIPYFVTVPTTAGTGSEVGRSTVISDDTTHQKKILFSPRLMAKAVFADPMLTMDLPPTITAATGMDALTHHIEAYLSKGFHPICDGIALEGIHLVSEALEKAVQNPDMESRSKMMIAALMGGIAFQKGLGVVHSTAHPLSTLFDFHHGTANAVMIPHGIAFNAGVSADRLITIARVLRIEETPGAVVSYLAGLVRKIGLPANLSSQGVKESDIEELSRLALEDVCHACNPKPVTREDFRKIYKAALS